The following nucleotide sequence is from Synchiropus splendidus isolate RoL2022-P1 chromosome 1, RoL_Sspl_1.0, whole genome shotgun sequence.
ACTTTCCCGTGGCGGAGTCGGCGCGCGACTCGGCTTCTTCCGCGAGTGTGTGCTGCTAATGCGGTCCACAGCAGCGCTGCCGCGGAGCTCCCCGCGAGGCGACACCTCTGGCTCTGACGGCTGTCGGAGTTGTGGCTCGCGGGCGCCCGCCGCTCGGGCTAGCGGCTGTTAGCTCGCTGTAAACAAACCCGAGCTTCTCCCCCTCGTCTGGTGTCGTGTGTTGCCGCTAATGCAGCCAGTCGTCGGCTCGGCGacggttggttggttggtttgtttgtttgtttgtttgtcagtcaTGCGCTTCCGCCTGCTCGCCTGTCTTGTTGGTCATTTACGTAATGGTGTTACGCCGTTGTCGTAACTTGTGACGGATGTGGTGCGAGTCTGTCGAGAACGGAGCGACTCCTTCTGGGACTCGGTCCcaggcagtgtgttgttgttgttgctgctgctgaggtgaACTCTGGTCGTGCTTTACCCGGGTCTGACCCGCTCGTGTCCCGCAGCTGGTCCAGGACGTCAACACGAGTCTGAAGTCCGAAGTCCGGACTCTTGCTCAACAGTCGCAGGCTTGAGCGCTGAGCTCACCGTTGACCCCCAGGGAggtgctcctcctcctcctcctcctgctgctcctctcaggCTCAGCTCCCAGCCCCAGTGGCCAAGACCTGGTCTCTTGGAACTGTAGTCTGGGGCGTTGTGTGTCATGTGCTCCGGGTTCTGGTGCAACGGCACTTGTAGCGGAACCAGTCCAAGTTCACACAGAAGGACTGGGCTAAATAGGTGGACACGCACGTCATATACACACGCAcgtcatacacacacacacacgcacgcactaGGACAAATGAGCATCTGGCCCTGTGTGTCGAGACTCGTGACGATGCCTGTCACCACCCGAGCAGCTCATTTTAGGAAGCGCACCGAGGCCTGCTCTGATGGCGGTCCAGGAAGTGGGTCGCACGCTATAGGAGACGCACAGCTAAAGTGtaatagtgagcgaggaggcagcagcgcGGATGCACTCTGCATTGCTGGAGTCTGGAGTCAATGAAGGAACCCGTCCGTGCACGATCGACGTTGCCCTCCTGTCTCCTGTCCTGAGGTCCCGACCTGCACATGTACCTTCAGCTGGTCCAGGGTGTGAACACCAGCTGTCCCTGTCCCACCGGAGCGCTGAAACTGAGAAGGGCACCACAGCTTCTGTACCCAGAATTTCACACAATGATGATCTGAAGTCATTCTCAGCCAGTCCACTTGACCTTGACCCAGTGCACTCGTTTCTCAGGCCAACCATGACCTTCTGCTCTGTCCCTGTAGGTTCCCCCTGGACCCTCAACAATCTCTCTGGGTGGAGGCACTTGAAAGTTCCCAAGGAGGTCAGTCCAGCGTCTCACCCTGGACGGAGGAGAGAGGAGTGGGCCTGAGGGCCCGGCCTTTGTGCTCCGGCACAGAACGGCACCGTCGCCAGAGAGCGCCCTTCTGTCGGAGGCCCCCGCAGGACAGGGCCCGTCACACCAGGTCTGTCGTGGAGGCCAATGTCATGTTGCTCACTGACTGGAGCAGATGTTTTTCACTGGAGACTctcccggtgtgtgtgtgtgtgcgtgcgtgcgtgcgtgcgtgagtgagtgatgggtgagtgagtgagagagagaaagaaacccAACATGTGCCAGGCGACCCGTCGGTCCGCCCTCCTTCATGCTAGTGCCGGCCACGTGTCCTGAGGACTTCTTATTTCAGTACCTTCCCAGAAAGAGGGGGAGGGGCTCAAGTGTCCTCTGCAGGGATCCCAccctgtggtgtgtgtgtgtgactctggtggactctgactctctggatccctgtttctttgatgagatggagtggtcctcacaggttctctgaggcgctcgtctgccttggttcacatcaacacatgcagctctcccgctgccaaggtgacaacacttggatattggcggcggtggcgtcctcttccgcgtctccatgaggcttcactgatggaggacacactctcacaggcagcgctaatgctaggagccgccatcagttagggaccatcaacaaattctaaagcctcaaagtctgagtgacatcttcaataaggccatggaaaacaagcattttaggagagagaattgtgagaaggtttttcacctcacaagacaaaggactgacagtttggatcatgatctggagaatagactctgactccatgatcatttcttcacctgatggtttctcatgtttcttcagcagcatctaggaactgtgtccagactgctccatagttcaactgttcagagacatgagacacagcagacagacagacagacggctccattgaaccCCTAAATAATGCTGGCAgagcagacaccagcggcttctaccagagacctgaaacattgagtttctcatctctgcactgcagagttcactgTTCCATTGATGCTGGAGaccaactccactcctgagttccatcaccaaacagtgtccaacacatggaggagaggaacatGGCTTCCCTCCCTCAACACACGCACAGCACAACACACGGCCGGGTCTCCATGACGACAGGCACCACTTTTGACCGACAAGCATGACGTTGATTTGCCAGGCCGATTTCACCGATGTCCGATGCCACTTCAAGTGGCCGGATCGGGTCGGTACCAGGGCGTGGCGCCGGCGGCGGCGATGCGTTTGCGCACCGTAGGAAACACACGTGCCACGCCGTGTTGATGCGATGGAGGTTCTTGATTCCCAGAAGGTTCCGGCGAGCGAGGAGAGAGCGGAGCCCGGCGCGACGGACGAGCGCTTCCTGGCCATGACCCCCCTGCTGCAGGCGCACCACGCCATGGAGCGCGTGGAGGAGTTCGTTCACAAGGTGAGTGGCGGCTGACCCCGGTGCAGAGGACGTGGCCGACCTGCTCTTCTGCCCAGGTGTGGGAGGGTCGGTGGCGGGTCATTCCTCACGACGTGCTTCCCGACTGGCTGAAGGACAATGACTTCCTGCTGCACGGACACAGACCTCCCATGCCGTCGTTCCGGGCCTGTTTCCGGAGCATCTTCCGGATCCACACGGAGACGGGCAACATCTGGACCCACCTGCTGGGTGCGTGGACCGCCTCAGCTCGGCCCGGCCGGGTTGGGGTCTGGACTGATGTGGTTTCCTCTGTCGTCCAGGCTGCCTCTTCTTCCTGGCTCTGGGTCTGATGTTCATGTTCCGACCCAACATGTCCTTCGTGGCTCCAGTCCAGGAGAAGGTGGTGATCGGCGTGTTCTTCCTGGGCGCCATCCTCTGCCTGTCCTTCTCCTGGCTCTTCCACACCGTCTACTGCCACTCAGAGGGCGTCTCCAAGGTCTTCTCCAAGTGAGTGGCTGGATCTGGGGCTGGGGCTGGGGCGAGGGTGAGTGTGAGGACCAGGGCCAGCGGcgctctctctccttccctccctccaggCTGGACTACAGCGGCATCGCCTTCCTCATCATGGGCTCCTTCGTTCCTTGGCTCTACTACTCCTTCTACTGCTCACCTCAGCCCTGCTTCATCTACCTGATGGTCATCTGCGTCCTGGGCCTGGCCGCCATCACCGTGTCGCAGTGCGACTTCTTCGCCACGCCACAGTACCGAGGAGTGCGAGCAGGTGAGCCGGCGGCCGAGTGAGCCGGCGGCCGAGTGAGCTGACGCTGAGGCGCGGCAGCACTGACCCGCGGCGCTGTCCTGTGCACAGGTGTGTTTGTGGGCCTGGGCCTGAGCGGCGTGGTCCCCACGCTGCACTTTGTCATCAGCGAGGGTCTGATCAAGGCCACCACCATCGGCCAGATGGgctggctgctgctgatggCCTCGCTCTACATCACCGGCGCCGGCCTCTACGCCGCCCGCATCCCAGAGAGGTTCTTCCCGGGCAAGTGCGACATCTGGGTGGGCtccacgcacgcacgcacgcacgcacgcacgccagcctctgtgatgtcatcagcctgACCCTCCTCTCCCCCGCAGTTTCACTCTCACCAGCTCTTCCACATCCTGGTCGTCGCCGGGGCCTTCGTCCACTTCCACGGAGTCTCCAACCTGCAGGAGTTCCGCTACATCGCAGGCGGCGGCTGCGCCGAGGAGGGCGCCGTCTGAGGCCAGCGCTGGAGGGAGGAGCGCTTTTTTGATGTAAATAAGAAAAACTGGGTTCTAGATTTCTACGGcatttatatttaaagaaaaaccaaaataaagcGGATGAAAGGAAGTCGATGAAAGTAATTTTCAGCTGAATGTGTGATCCAgatctttctttgcttttgaatggctatatttttaataatgtcaCGGACGAAAGGTATTTATTGAGGAGCGCTTCTCATGTCCTGAAGCTGGAGGGTGGATGTTGTTGTCCAAGTTTCAATAAAGAGGCTTTTGGAATTTCCCCCCTCTCTGCCGCGTCCTTCATCACGGGCCCTGACCCCCCGGGCCCTGACCCCCCGGGCCAGAACCGGGCTTCCTTCCGTCCAGGCTGTTGCGGTGGCcgtccagcaggaggagcactCGCTGCACCCAGCGGGACGGAGGGAGCCACGGTCATCTGCCTGGGCTGCAGCGCCTCTGGTGGTGGTGACGACGGGCTGCAGCGGTCTGCCAGCTATGTGACCCTGCGCGACCTTCTCGCTCAGGACGCCTCACTAACGTCCCACTGGGATCAGACAGACCTTCAAGAATGCACCTCTGCTCTGGAGTGAGGAGCGAGTCAACGAGTCCCCTGAAAGCAATAAACCACATTCCATCGCTCGGCTCCTAGGATCGACTCGCTGTACTTGAAACGGAGAGCCAGTCGAGTCatggacagtgagtctgtgagcagagagccagtcgagtcatggacagtgagtctgtgagcagagagccagtcgagtcatggacagtgagtctgtgagcagagaacgagtcgagtcatggacagtgagtctgtgagcagagaacgagtcgagtcatggacagtgagtctgtgagcagagagccagtcgagtcatggacagtgagtctgtgagcagagagccagtcgagtcatggacagtgagtctgtgagcagagaacgagtcgagtcatggacagtgagtctgtgagcagagagccagtcgagtcatggacagtgagtctgtgagcagagagccagtcgagtcatggacagtgagtctgtgagcagagagccagtcgagtcatggacagtgagtctgtgagcagagagccagtcgagtcatggacagtgagtctgtgagcagagagccagtcgagtcatggacagtgagtctgtgagcagagaacgagtcgagtcatggacagtgagtctgtgagcagagaacgagtcgagtcatggacagtgagtctgtgagcagagagccagtcgagtcatggacagtgagtctgtgagcagagagccagtcgagtcatggacagtgagtctgtgagcagagaacgagtcgagtcatggacagtgagtctgtgagcagagaacgagtcgagtcatggacagtgagtctgtgagcagagaacgagtcgagtcatggacagtgagtctgtgagcagagagccagtcgagtcatggacagtgagtctgtgagcagagagccagtcgagtcatggacagtgagtctgtgagcagagaacgagtcgagtcatggacagtgagtctgtgagcagagagccagtcgagtcatggacagtgagtctgtgagcagagagccagtcgagtcatggacagtgagtctgtgagcagagagccagtcgagtcatggacagtgagtctgtgagcagagagccagtcgagtcatggacagtgagtctgtgagcagagagccagtcgagtcatggacagtgagtctgtgagcagagaacgagtcgagtcatggacagtgagtctgtgagcagagaacgagtcgagtcatggacagtgagtctgtgagcagagagccagtcgagtcatggacagtgagtctgtgagcagagagccagtcgagtcatggacagtgagtctgtgagcagagaacgagtcgagtcatggacagtgagtctgtgagcagagagccagtcgagtcatggacagtgagtctgtgagcagagaacgagtcgagtcatggacagtgagtctgtgagcagagagccagtcgagtcatggacagtgagtctgtgagcagagaacgagtcgagtcatggacagtgagtctgtgagcagagaacgagtcgagtcatggacagtgagtctgtgagcagagaacgagtcgagtcatggacagtgagtctgtgacTCACAGAGCCTGGTCAGTCTTCAGCTGAAACTTGACTGGCGACTGGCTTTGTGACTCGAGTTGTTTCTTGTAAGCCCATCATGCCTCGCACCTTCTGGTTTCCTCGGGGGCGCGGCCGGGAGCCAGACAGCTCTCTGATGAGCTTTGACTCGTTTGACTTGTCTTGAGCTGCTGTGTCTGCTGCCTACGTTGATGCTTCCTCTCATAAAGGCTTGGCTTTTCTTTTCCATGGATTCATCTGGAAACTCTGCGGTTCTGCCTCCGCGTCTCCCAGGATTCCAGAGCACAAACCATAATTACAGTGGGACCGAAGCGGAGGGAGACTGTCGCTCTGCCCACAGGCTCTGAGGACCTTAGGAGTCCAGGCCTCCCGAGGCTCTGCCGTCTTGCTCCGTTAGTCTCAGGAGCAACAAGCTCAGTGTTTGGCAGCGGACGGCTCCGGAAACACGGCAGACACGAGCTGTTGTGTAGCGCTGTGCTGCAAAGCAGATGTTCGGATGAGACGGCGCCATTTGTCGTAAATCTTCAGATGCGCTGGGGAACCcacgctcacactcacactcacacacacggttGAATTCCCATCTTCGTGAGGTGAACCAAAGTAAAAGCCCGTCATAATAACTGAGCTATTTTGGAGTCttaccctcaaactgaggcttgacaaagtgaggacctgccaacatgtcctcacagagacagaaatacaagaacatgaacacacatcgctggtgccatctagtgtgtgtgtgtgtgtgtttaagcacatCTGTCAGAGTGAGGTCCAATTTCagagaaaacacctccttgtggggcccatTTTGCCAGATCCCAGAGGGTTCAGCCtcatctgaggatgaagaggtcAAAGTAACTGGGTTCCAGGGGAGTCAtgtccaggagaggtccccacaaggacagaggtgTGTGACTTGCCGTGGTCTTTGTTTCTCCAGTGGGATCCTGCTGAGTGGGTGAAAAGTGAGACAGCAGGGAGGGCGGggggtgtgtgtggggggggagcAAGAAAGTCAAGCGAGTGAGACAGTTGGGGGATAtgagtgagcgagagagagagggaggagcgactgagagagagagagagagtgctgACTCGGCGCTGGCAGTCTGTTCTCCACTTGGACGACGGTGCCGATGACAGGATCAGGATCCGGGGACGAGGCACCCGCCAGCCATCTGAAGGTCCAAGTGGACAAGTGAGACTCCGGACAGGTGAGCGTGAGCGACGAGCCTGTATCTCTCCTGTGAGGTTGCTAGTTTGAATCCCTGCCACTGCCAGGAAAGAAGAGCTGCTgaatgaagtcacatgaccggcAGGTTACACAAACATCTGTAATGGCTGCCAGATGTGATGATGTTTCATCTGCAACTCTccagtcctgtgtgtgtgtgaaggcgtCTTGGGGCAATGGGTTGGGGCCTGTCTGTGGGGTATGTGCCTGTCTGGGCACAGCAGGAAGGTGTGGTCAACTCGTCTGAGGTGCGAGTGTGGTGGGATGAAGGTGCGAGTGTGGTGGGATGAAGGCGCGAGTGTGGTGGGATGAAGGTCCGAGTGTGGTGGGATGAAGGTGCGAGTGTGGTGGGATGAAGGTCCGAGTGTGGTGGGAGGAAGGCGTGAGTGTGGTGGGAGGAAGGCGTCAGTGTGGTGGGATGAAGGTGCGAGTGTGGTGGGCTGAAGGTCCGAGTGTGGTGGGATGAAGGTCCGAGTGTGGTGGGAGGAAGGTGCGAGTGTGGTGGGATGAAGGTGCGAGTGTGGTGGGATGAAGGCGCGAGTGTGGTGGGATGAAGGTGCGAATGTGGTGGGAGGAAGGCGTCAGTGTGGTGGGATGAAGGTGCGAGTGTGGTGGGCTGAAGGTCCGAGTGTGGTGGGATGAAGGTGCGAGTGTGGTGGGATGAAGGCACGAGTGTGGTGGGATGAAGGCACGAGTGTGGTGGGAGGAAGGTCCGAGTGTGGTGGGAGGAAGGTGCGAGTGTGGTGGGATGAAGGTCCGAGTGTGGTGGGAGGAAGGCGTGAGTGTGGTGGGAGGAAGGCGTGAGTGTGGTGGGAGGAAGGCGTGAGTGTGGTGGGAGGAAGGCGTGAGTGTGGTGGGAGGAAGGCGTGAGTGTGGTGGGATGAAGGTGCGAGTGTGGTGGGCTGAAGGTGCGAGTGTGGTGGGATGAAGGTCCGAGTATGGTGGGAGGAAGGCGTGAGTGTGGTGGGAGGAAGGCGTGAGTGTGGTGGGATGAAGGTGCGAGTGTGGTGGGATGAAGGTCTGAGTGTGGTGGGATGAAGGTCCGAGTATGGTGGGAGGAAGGCGTGAGTGTGGTGGGAGGAAGGCGCGAGTGTGGTGGGATGAAGGTCCGAGTGTGGTGGGATGAAGGCGCGAGTGTGGTGGGATGAAGGCGCGAGTGTGGTGGGATGAAGGTGAGCAGGAGTGATGGGCTGGAGAGATTTGGGTCTGGAtcttcacagcagcaacagaccATCTGCTCTGACACTCATGTTCCACTGCGCTTGTGGTTCACAGCGTGTGCAACTCTGTGTGTGAGTCTTGTTTCGGTGACGGTCGTCCTCGAGGGGCACTGACTCACCTCTgaagcagagaagcagcagcagccgaaGAACAGATTCACAGCCGCACACGGCTGAAATAAACATCAGCGTCGTCATGGAAACAAGTGTGAGCGACGCCTGATGGTTGTCGTGGTGACCGGTGTGTGAGCGACGCCTGATGGTTGTCGTGGTGACCGGTGTGTGAGCGACGCCTGATGGTTGTCGTGGTGACCGGTGTGTGAGCGACGCCTGATGGTTGTCGTGGTGACCGTTGTGTGAGCGACGCCTGATGGTTGTCGTGGTGACCGGTGTGTGAGCGACGCCTGATGGTTGTCGTGGTGACCGGTGTGTGAGCGACACCTGATGGTTGTCGTGGTGACCGTTGTGTGAGCGACGCCTGATGGTTGTCGTGGTGACCGGTGTGTGAGCGACGCCTGATGGTTGTCGTGGTGACCGGTGTGTGAGCGACGCCTGATGGTTGTCGTGGTGACCGTTGTGTGAGCGACGCCTGATGGTTGTCGTGGTGACCGGTGTGTGAGCGACGCCTCGTGGTTGTCGTGGTGACCGGTGTGTGAGCGACGCCTGATGGTTGTCGTGGTGACCGGTGTGTGAGCGACGCCTGATGGTTGTCGTGGTGACCGGTGAGTGAGCGACGGCTGATGGTTGTCGTGGTGACCGGTGAGTGAGCGACGGCTGATGGTTGTCGTGGTGACCGGTGTGTGAGTGACGCCTCGTGGTTGTCGTGGTGACCGGTGTGTGAGCGACGCCTCATagttgtcatggtgaccagcGAGTCTGGACTGATCTGCCTCTCCCGTCTCTCTGCAGCTCGACTTCCTGCCGCCGTCCTTCGTTGGTCCTGATCCCTGCAGACATGCGCCTCCTGGCcgcgctgctcctcctgctgctgctccagtggGTGGAGCCTCAGCAAGTCCCCAGGACGGGCTCCGGGAGGAGGGGCCTGGCCAGACGGCAGACGCAGGAGTGCGAGGCCTACACGGAGGCCGGGGAGAAGTACCTGGACTGCATGGATCGGCAGCTGACCGGGGTCCAGCCCGGCTGGCCCGCCGACACCCAGCACCTGCTGCTGGCCCGGAACCAGATCCAGGTGAGAGAGAGGCTTGTGGGACCGGACGCTGCCGAGGCCACAAGCCTTGACGGCGCTGCCCTCTGTGCCGCAGGTCTTGAAGGAGCACATGTTCTCGGCCTTGCCTCAGCTGAAGAGCCTGgacctgcagcagaaccagatcTCCCGGGTGGAGGACGGCGCCTTCAGCGGACTCTGGCAGCTCaccacgctgctgctgcagcacaacAGACTGAGGAGCACTTCAGAAGAGGTGCTGCTCCCACTGCCTCGCCTCACCTACCTCCGTCTCTATGACAACCCCTGGAGCTGCGGCTGCTCGCTGGACAGTCTGGTCCGGACCCTGCAGGTGCCCAGCCACAGGAACCTGGGAAACTATGCCAAGTGTTCCGAGCCAGCGGCGCTGAGGGGCCGCAAGCTGAAGACGCTGAACGTGGACTTGCTGTGTTCCAGGGAGCAGCCAGTGGAGAAGAGTGCAGGGAGCAGCCAAACCAGAGCCCCAGCTCTGCAGGTGACGGCAGATTCCTCACGGAAGTGTCACACCTCCATGTTCCCCAAACCTCAGCTGGACTGCCGTGGCCAAGGTGAGTCGCGGGGCCTCACCTGCACCTGGAGCCCTGTCGCCGCTCGCGCTCACACACGCTCCGACCTCACCCCGATGACTCGCCCCATGACGGAGTCACTGGAAAGCGACCTCTAGGGGGCGCCGGCGTCGGCCTCTGGGATGCTAACGGTGGCTCTTTCACAACGCCAACAACAGGGGACCTCACAACCTCACAATCGCCGTCTGTTCTCCAACACCACTTTCCTGCTGCAGGCTGTGAATCCAGCCTTTATCTGGCCCGGGTCACGACCGAGGCCACCATGCAGATCAGCCCCGGGAGCTGAGCTCATTCACAGAAGTGAAAAGGGCACCCTCCAAGAAACTGCAGGCCAAGGGTCCGGTGTCGGATTCAGCCGGCTCGCACTGGAACTGAGAGAAATCCACGGGTTTTCTGAGCATGTCTCCGCAGGACTGGTCGCTTGTTATTCAGTGGAACACAACACCAGGGTAAAACCACGGGGCCGCGCTGTGACAGCGACACGGACGcacggtcatgtgactggagcgGCAGAGTTGAACGCACGGTGTAGCGCCAGGTGACACCGcactgaccccccccccccctcttcTGTGTCCAGAGCTGAGCAGCGTGCCGGCTGACGCGCCCACCGACCTGGTGAAGATGGACCTGTCTGGGAATCACATCCGCCGCCTGCGAGCCAGACAGTTCGTGCTGAGCCaagagctgaagctgctgaaCCTGAGCCGGAACTCGCTGCAGCACATCGACACAGGTGCGGCCGCGGTGGGCGGGGCCTAACTGCCGCGGGGCGTGACGTCACTGCCGGCAGCTTTTCACGAGTCTGAGAAAATTCAGACGAACGCCACATTTGTCGCCACGAAACACAGCGTTCGCCATCCGCTCGTCTGTGAACTTTATGTCTGCGGAACCGCACGTGGTGATTGGCTGACGTGCGTCCAGTCCATTCTCCTTTTGACATCACAGAAAAACAAGACCCGTACTCGTCAGCCAATCACCACGCGTGGTTCTGCAGACCGTGGCGGGGAGCGCCGTCCGCCGGTGCAGCTACCAAACGTGTCCCACCTGCCGCGGAGCAATGACGTCACACATGAGAGCTTTTCTAAAATGTTTCACTGAGCCAGAGGGAACTGACATCAAGGATTTGAAGGCCATTTCTACCACGTTTATTTCCACAAactaccatgttttttttttgtttatgtccCTTCCTCTCTGCGGAACAAGGCGtggtgattggctgacacgagcggagctttgtttttctgctgtggAGTCGATCGTGGTTTCTGTGCGACatccaatcacgacgcgttgttccgcagagaagaacggacataaacaaaaaaaacatggtagTGTGTGGAAATAAACGTGGTAGAAACGGCCTTGAAATCCTTGATGTCAGTTCCCTCTGGCTCACTGAAACATTTTAGAAAAGCTCTCATGTGTGACGTCATCGCTGCGCGGCAGGTGGGACACACCTGGCCGCTGCACCGGACCATGAAGACCAAGCCTGGTGTCTGCCGGACGGTCGCTGCTCCGGCGGTGACCCTCAGCTCAGCCCGCCTGCTTGTGTTTCCACAGCTGCCTTCGTGGGCCTGCTGCACCTGCGGGAACTGGACCTGTCCCACAACGGGCTGCGGCACTTCCAGTATGGGGTTCTGGAGGACCTGTACTACCTGCGCACGCTGAGGCTGGACCACAACCCCTGGACCTGCGACTACAACATCCACTACCTGCTCTACTGGCTCCAACACCATCCCGCCGTCTCCCACTCGGGACTCTTCTGCTCAGAGCCGCCAGAGTTCCGGGGCTGGAGGGTGGAGGACTACGTCAAGACCTACAACGGCGAGTGTCCCAAAGACCGGCAGACGGGGGCGGCGGGCACCGGGCCCCAGGAAGCCACCAGGGAAacggcggcggcggaggaggaggagctgccggGTCCGCTGAAGGAGCGGAGGCGCAAGAAGTTTGAGATCATCCAGCTGAGTTAGGAGCGAAGCCTGCTGACATCAGCCGCGCGCCGGCGGTCGCAAAAGACCAGACTGACCACAGTAACTTTTCCGTTGTGATTTTATCCTTCTTGCTTTCCGACAACACAGGGCTGACCTCGCTGAGCGCCTCCCactgtcgccccctgctggctctCTCAGGACTTGTGTCTGAGGGCCAGCGTGTTCGCGGTCAGTCCGCCGTCCGGGCCGCTGACCCAGGCGCCTCAAACCTTGGTCTCTGGAGCGGCTCGGCGGACCAAATAAAAAGTGATGCAGTCCTGTTGGAGGGCAGAAGCCTCTTCTTTCACcgcgctctctctcacacacacacacgctcacgcggccttgtggggacctctccatccaaaacacatggctcacccgAAGCACACTGGAACCCAGTTTTGTTGAGGTTTGAACGCACAGATTGAGGCAAATgagccccacaaggaggtgaaGAATCGGTCCCCACAGGTACACTCCTCCACACAAACAGGATTTCCAGGCCCTGCCTGACTCCTGGACAAGGTGCCACGTCTTGGGCGGAAACCTTGAAAACCGATGGGCGGGGCCATGGTGCCTCCTGCTGGTGACACCACGAAGTCCTTTTCAAAGACCTTTGCTCGCTCTGGACCAGGAGGGAAAACTCTGGTGACGTCACGTCCTGCGGAGGGGAGTCACATGCCGGCGCCCTGATCCACCAGTCGGctggtcagcagcagctcttcttCTCCGGAGGCGTGTAGGCCGCTCCGTTGACGGGCCGAGAGTTG
It contains:
- the adipor2 gene encoding adiponectin receptor protein 2 isoform X1, encoding MEVLDSQKVPASEERAEPGATDERFLAMTPLLQAHHAMERVEEFVHKVWEGRWRVIPHDVLPDWLKDNDFLLHGHRPPMPSFRACFRSIFRIHTETGNIWTHLLGCLFFLALGLMFMFRPNMSFVAPVQEKVVIGVFFLGAILCLSFSWLFHTVYCHSEGVSKVFSKLDYSGIAFLIMGSFVPWLYYSFYCSPQPCFIYLMVICVLGLAAITVSQCDFFATPQYRGVRAGVFVGLGLSGVVPTLHFVISEGLIKATTIGQMGWLLLMASLYITGAGLYAARIPERFFPGKCDIWFHSHQLFHILVVAGAFVHFHGVSNLQEFRYIAGGGCAEEGAV
- the adipor2 gene encoding adiponectin receptor protein 2 isoform X2 encodes the protein MTPLLQAHHAMERVEEFVHKVWEGRWRVIPHDVLPDWLKDNDFLLHGHRPPMPSFRACFRSIFRIHTETGNIWTHLLGCLFFLALGLMFMFRPNMSFVAPVQEKVVIGVFFLGAILCLSFSWLFHTVYCHSEGVSKVFSKLDYSGIAFLIMGSFVPWLYYSFYCSPQPCFIYLMVICVLGLAAITVSQCDFFATPQYRGVRAGVFVGLGLSGVVPTLHFVISEGLIKATTIGQMGWLLLMASLYITGAGLYAARIPERFFPGKCDIWFHSHQLFHILVVAGAFVHFHGVSNLQEFRYIAGGGCAEEGAV
- the lrrc17 gene encoding leucine-rich repeat-containing protein 17; protein product: MRLLAALLLLLLLQWVEPQQVPRTGSGRRGLARRQTQECEAYTEAGEKYLDCMDRQLTGVQPGWPADTQHLLLARNQIQVLKEHMFSALPQLKSLDLQQNQISRVEDGAFSGLWQLTTLLLQHNRLRSTSEEVLLPLPRLTYLRLYDNPWSCGCSLDSLVRTLQVPSHRNLGNYAKCSEPAALRGRKLKTLNVDLLCSREQPVEKSAGSSQTRAPALQVTADSSRKCHTSMFPKPQLDCRGQELSSVPADAPTDLVKMDLSGNHIRRLRARQFVLSQELKLLNLSRNSLQHIDTAAFVGLLHLRELDLSHNGLRHFQYGVLEDLYYLRTLRLDHNPWTCDYNIHYLLYWLQHHPAVSHSGLFCSEPPEFRGWRVEDYVKTYNGECPKDRQTGAAGTGPQEATRETAAAEEEELPGPLKERRRKKFEIIQLS